A genomic region of Gadus macrocephalus chromosome 5, ASM3116895v1 contains the following coding sequences:
- the arid4a gene encoding AT-rich interactive domain-containing protein 4A isoform X2, with protein MRIKASSWTTSNSLKMKAVDEPAYLTVGTDVSAKYRGAFCEAKIKTVKRLVKVKVVLKGESTSQVVQDDQVKGALRIGSTVEVRTNEGPSTQAVISKLTDASLYTVVFDDGDEKTLRRTSLCLKGERHFAESETLDQLPLTNPEHFGTPVIGKKSNRGGRRSSQPVADEEHHSSSSEEDEEDRRRLKDDILGKVCCVQDTSDRSGWYLALVVSPSCSDEMMVKKDQCLIRSFSDSKFSTVSRKDVHVVAADAITRPEFSCRKGHMAAVSFLRSQEVPELWKMDMSQILDSSSSDEDEEVGGREKDSEEEEEGKKKRNIKEEPEEEADPEERDHFLQQLYKFMEDRGTPINKPPVLGYKDLNLFKLFRLVFQLGGCHKIESGTVWKQVYVDLGIPVLNSAASYNVKTAYRKYLYGFEEYCRSASITFRTIHHNNPRPPSALASPPPEEAEPKDPGPIRVQAAVEKEEPESDGDRGGGGGGGGGGGGLRRSLPSPRGRRRWPGKSDRRDSISRMERDRLKEERGDGLSRVERDRQERGDGLNRMERDRLKEERGGETSGEEQREGERVPPRRRSHRRHDDSDKESGEDEEEEEEDDEDEDEDVERRRERGEGEEGDEDEDSLMGTKVRVKYGRGKSQKIYEANIKKMDSDDGDQIYLVHYYGWNVRYDEWVKADRIIWPVDKGATKRRTRKKLKNKEDGDRGGEEEKGLMKPGSGRRGRPQTRTPPSTSSVRSFSKTPSSDGQGRRNESSPTTANGDETPRRRNRMSGVYDSDRPSYEDSGNSSEDSGSEDAPPHLREEVDLNEEEEGPNAEAALKEEEPEEELDLKEDTALSGEGLKEEAELSGSDVLPPAGNTAVATATVEPATAAATPCPSVPQEQEDRGQSERKEPQRGEEPESGGAMSPSHNKMSPSHNKMSPSRKMSPSNLKMSPSHNKMSPSHLKMSPSHKMSPSHLKMSPCLPDKQLDLSLEASPKPKGRRSSAKEIGAETPPRAPPTSSMTPPSSSLTPPTSSMTPPTSSMTPPTSSLTPPTSSMTPPTSSMTPPTSSMTSPISLKTPPISSMTPPISSMTPPTSSMTPPTSSMTPPTSSMTPPTSSMTPPTSSMTPPTSSMTPPTSSMTPPTISMTSPTRPITPTTCTMTTPNSSTTPSSHTMTPPPCPMTTPSHTRSPPSSRMTPPMCSMTPPTTAVSPPTSAVTSPKNTRILPAAAVTPPANVMASPSNHTTPPTHAVATPTGAVTHGSQLALSPLRGGLLKRQDEPMVVLHCLPAQHLPPEPPPSLDSDTDSAPEDDSLEPDDGLALWGGNMVNMVNMAKRKALEQPGADKKVRLEQTPQDGPRHMTPRPPHLQAQTPPRAAPVLAQTPPRPAQTSPRPAHVLPQTPPRPAHVLAQVAVVPPSEARARGAEWREEQAPPPPAARGAVLHPAPRPGPTEQLLHPQAQQSPSIQHRQGPTAQQGPTAQLHQQAQQSAAPEEMGPQMDPEALVCHEVDLDDLDEKEKAPPSGKLLYQSAVPAPPPPPAPPTADQPRLQEEGLEDQPNLSPYEGKDRGQKRLLDGNQNPSAKKLKRSQKRTDAGGKTDRNGTAQSSDSEDPSAPDPPPLPDQTKLCTPVKQALSRAGKPSRSPQMSSPHRTYKWSFQLDELDRMSSSERVSFLQDKLQEIRKYYLSLKSEVASIDRRRKRLKKKEREVSNTTVSTSSGSEGMTPPQSSVAVECR; from the exons ATGA GAATTAAAGCTTCGAGCTGGACGACCTCAAATAGCCTTAAGATGAAG gcggTGGATGAGCCAGCCTACCTGACTGTAGGGACCGACGTCAGCGCCAAGTACAGAGGGGCCTTCTGTGAAGCTAAGATCAAGACTGTGAAGCGCCTGGTCAAAGTGAAG gtgGTCCTGAAGGGGGAGAGTACATCCCAGGTGGTCCAGGATGACCAGGTTAAAGGAGCGCTGAGG ATTGGTTCCACGGTGGAGGTGAGGACCAATGAGGGGCCTTCCACGCAGGCGGTCATCAGCAAGCTGACGGACGCCAGCCTGTACACCGTGG tgtttgatgatggtgatgagaaGACTCTCCGTCGTACGTCCCTGTGtctgaagggagagagacactttGCAGAGAGTGAG ACTCTGGACCAGCTTCCGCTGACCAACCCAGAACATTTTGGAACTCCAGTGATCGGCAAGAAGTCGAACCGTGGTGGCCGGCGCTCCTCCCAGCCTGT ggCTGATGAGGAGCATCACTCTTCGTCcagcgaggaggacgaggaggaccgGCGGAGGCTGAAGGACGACATCCTGGGGAAGGTCTGCTGTGTCCAGGACACCAGCGACCGCTCAGGCTGGTACCTGGCGCTG GTGGTGTCTCCCAGCTGCTCAGACGAGATGATGGTGAAGAAAGACCAATGTCTCATCAGATCCTTCTCGGACTCCAAGTT TTCCACAGTTTCCAGGAAAGACGTCCATGTTGTCGCGGCCGACGCCATCACGAGGCCGGAGTTCTCCTGCAGGAAAG GGCACATGGCGGCCGTGTCCTTCCTGAGGAGCCAGGAGGTCCCCGAGCTGTGGAAGATGGACATGAGCCAGATCCTCGACTCCTCCTCCagcgacgaggacgaggaggtcgGCGGGCGGGAGAaggacagcgaggaggaggaagaggggaagaagaagaggaacatCAAAGAGGAG cCTGAAGAAGAGGCAGACCCAGAAGAGAGGGACCACTTCCTGCAGCAGCTCTACAAGTTCATGGAGGACCGAG gcACTCCCATCAACAAGCCCCCAGTCCTGGGCTACAAGGACCTGAACCTGTTCAAGCTCTTCCGGCTGGTGTTCCAGCTGGGCGGATGCCACAAA ATCGAGAGCGGCACCGTGTGGAAGCAGGTGTACGTGGACCTCGGGATCCCCGTCCTGAACTCTGCTGCCTCCTACAACGTGAAGACGGCCTACAGGAA GTACCTCTACGGCTTCGAGGAGTACTGCCGCTCGGCCTCCATCACCTTCAGGACCATCCACCACAacaacccccgccccccctccgcgCTGGCCAGCCCCCCgccggaggaggcggagcccaAGGACCCCGGGCCAATCAGGGTCCAGGCcgccgtggagaaggaggagccagAGTCGGACGgcgatagaggaggaggaggaggaggaggaggaggaggcggtggtctAAGGCGGAGCCTCCCGTCACCCAGG gggaggcggcggtggccggGGAAGTCTGACCGGCGGGACAGCATATCCAGGATGGAGAGGGACAGACTGAAGGAGGAGCGAGGGGACGGCCTGTCCCGGgtggagagggacagacaggagcGAGGGGACGGCCTGAACCGGATGGAGCGGGACCGACTGAAGGAGGAGCGGGGAGGCGAGACGAgcggggaggagcagagggaaggAGAGCGGGTACCGCCCCGGAGACGCAGCCATCGTCGCCATGACGACTCGGACAAGGAGTctggggaggacgaggaggaggaggaggaggacgacgaggatgAGGACGAAGACGTAGAGCGACGGAGAGAAAG gggtgagggggaggagggggatgaggatgaagactCGTTGATGGGTACGAAGGTCAGGGTGAAGTACGGCAGAGGGAAGAGCCAGAAGATCTACGAGGCCAACATCAAGAAGATGGACAGCGATGACGGAGACCAGATCTACCTGGTGCACTACTACGGCTGGAACGTCAG GTATGATGAGTGGGTGAAGGCCGACCGCATCATCTGGCCCGTGGACAAAGGAGCCACCAAGAGGAGAACTCGGAAGAAACTCAAG AACAAGGAGGACGGGgaccgggggggggaggaggagaaggggctgATGAAGCCGGGGAGCGGGAGGCGTGGCCGGCCCCAGACGCggacccctccctccaccagctCCGTCCGAAGCTTCTCCAAGACGCCCAGCAGCGACGGCCAGGGCCGCCGGAACGAGAGCTCTCCCACCACGGCCAACGGAGACG aaACCCCACGAAGGCGCAACAGAATGTCTGGCGTGTACGACTCGGACCGGCCCTCCTACG AGGATTCTGGGAACTCGTCAGAAGACAGCGGGTCAGAGGATGCTCCGCCCCATCTCCGGGAGGAGGTGGACcttaacgaggaggaggaggggcctaATGCTGAGGCCGCGCTTAAAGAGGAGGAGCctgaggaggagctggaccttAAGGAAGACACTGCTCTCTCGGGGGAGGGGCtcaaggaggaggcggagctaaGCGGGTCGGACGTTCTGCCCCCCGCTGGCAACACGGCGGTTGCTACGGCAACGGTGGAACCGGCTACCGCTGCTGCAACCCCATGTCCCAGCGTCCCTCAGGAGCAAGAGGACAGGGGCCAATCAGAAAGGAAGGAGCctcagaggggggaggagcccgAATCTGGGGGTGCCATGTCTCCTAGCCACAACAAGATGTCTCCTAGCCACAACAAGATGTCTCCTAGCCGAAAGATGTCACCTAGCAACCTCAAGATGTCTCCAAGCCACAACAAGATGTCTCCAAGCCACCTCAAGATGTCTCCTAGCCACAAGATGTCCCCTAGCCACCTCAAGATGTCTCCTTGTCTCCCGGATAAGCAGCTGGACTTGTCTCTTGAAGCCTCTCCCAAGCCCAAAGGTCGCAGGTCAAGTGCAAAAGAGATTGGTGCTGAAACTCCACCAAGAGCCCCGCCCACAAGCTCAATGACCCCGCCCTCAAGCTCACTGACCCCGCCCACAAGCTCAATGACCCCGCCCACAAGCTCAATGACCCCGCCCACAAGCTCACTGACCCCGCCTACAAGCTCAATGACCCCGCCTACAAGCTCAATGACCCCGCCTACAAGCTCAATGACCTCGCCCATCAGCTTAAAAACTCCGCCCATCAGTTCAATGACCCCGCCCATCAGTTCAATGACCCCGCCCACTAGCTCAATGACCCCGCCCACTAGCTCAATGACCCCGCCCACTAGCTCAATGACCCCGCCCACTAGCTCAATGACCCCGCCCACTAGCTCAATGACCCCGCCCACTAGCTCAATGACCCCGCCCACTAGCTCAATGACCCCGCCCACCATCTCAATGACCTCGCCCACCAGGCCAATCACCCCAACTACCTGCACTATGACCACGCCCAATAGTTCAACGACCCCTTCCTCCCACACAATGACTCCTCCCCCTTGCCCAATGACCACGCCCAGCCACACAAGGTCTCCGCCCTCCAGTAGAATGACTCCACCCATGTGCTCCATGACTCCTCCCACTACAGCAGTGAGCCCTCCCACCAGTGCGGTAACCTCGCCCAAGAACACGAGGATTctgcccgccgccgccgtgacACCACCCGCCAACGTCATGGCCTCGCCCTCGAACCATACGACTCCTCCCACCCACGCTGTGGCCACTCCCACCGGTGCCGTGACTCACGGCAGCCAGCTGGCGCTGTCTCCTCTGCGGGGCGGGCTGCTGAAGAGGCAGGACGAGCCCATGGTGGTCCTGCACTGCCTGCCGGCGCAGCACCTCCCCccggagccccccccctccctggactCGGACACAGACTCGGCCCCGGAGGACGACTCCCTGGAGCCCGACGACGGGCTGGCCCTGTGGGGGGGCAACATGGTCAACATGGTCAACATGGCCAAGCGCAAAGCCCTGGAGCAGCCCGGAGCCGACAAGAAGGTCCGCCTGGAGCAGACCCCCCAGGACGGCCCGCGCCACATGACCCCCCGACCGCCCCACCTCCAGGCCCAGACCCCCCCCAGAGCGGCTCCGGTCCTCGCTCAGACGCCCCCGAGACCGGCTCAGACGTCCCCTAGACCCGCCCACGTCCTGCCCCAGACGCCCCCCAGACCCGCCCACGTCCTGGCTCAGGTGGCGGTTGTCCCGCCCTCGGAAGCCCGGGCCAGGGGGGCGGAGTGGAGGGAGGAgcaagccccgcccccgccggccGCTAGAGGGGCCGTCCTCCACCCGGCCCCGCGACCGGGCCCCACggagcagctcctccacccccaggccCAGCAGAGTCCCTCCATACAGCACCGGCAGGGTCCCACCGCGCAGCAGGGCCCCACCGCGCAGCTCCATCAGCAGGCCCAGCAGAGCGCGGCGCCGGAGGAGATGGGCCCCCAGATGGACCCGGAGGCCCTGGTGTGCCACGAGGTGGACCTGGACGACCTGGACGAGAAGGAGAAGGCGCCGCCCTCAGGGAAGCTCCTCTACCAGAGCGCCGtcccggctccgccccctcccccggccccgcccacaGCGGACCAGCCCCGCCTCCAGGAGGAAGGCCTGGAAGACCAGCCCAACCTGTCGCCCTACGAGGGCAAGGACCGGG GTCAGAAGCGGCTACTGGACGGGAACCAGAACCCGTCGGCAAAGAAGCTCAAACGCAGCCAGAAGAGAACCGACGCCGGGGGCAAGACGGACCGCAACGGCACCG
- the arid4a gene encoding AT-rich interactive domain-containing protein 4A isoform X1: MRIKASSWTTSNSLKMKAVDEPAYLTVGTDVSAKYRGAFCEAKIKTVKRLVKVKVVLKGESTSQVVQDDQVKGALRIGSTVEVRTNEGPSTQAVISKLTDASLYTVVFDDGDEKTLRRTSLCLKGERHFAESETLDQLPLTNPEHFGTPVIGKKSNRGGRRSSQPVADEEHHSSSSEEDEEDRRRLKDDILGKVCCVQDTSDRSGWYLALVVSPSCSDEMMVKKDQCLIRSFSDSKFSTVSRKDVHVVAADAITRPEFSCRKGHMAAVSFLRSQEVPELWKMDMSQILDSSSSDEDEEVGGREKDSEEEEEGKKKRNIKEEPEEEADPEERDHFLQQLYKFMEDRGTPINKPPVLGYKDLNLFKLFRLVFQLGGCHKIESGTVWKQVYVDLGIPVLNSAASYNVKTAYRKYLYGFEEYCRSASITFRTIHHNNPRPPSALASPPPEEAEPKDPGPIRVQAAVEKEEPESDGDRGGGGGGGGGGGGLRRSLPSPRGRRRWPGKSDRRDSISRMERDRLKEERGDGLSRVERDRQERGDGLNRMERDRLKEERGGETSGEEQREGERVPPRRRSHRRHDDSDKESGEDEEEEEEDDEDEDEDVERRRERGEGEEGDEDEDSLMGTKVRVKYGRGKSQKIYEANIKKMDSDDGDQIYLVHYYGWNVRYDEWVKADRIIWPVDKGATKRRTRKKLKNKEDGDRGGEEEKGLMKPGSGRRGRPQTRTPPSTSSVRSFSKTPSSDGQGRRNESSPTTANGDETPRRRNRMSGVYDSDRPSYEDSGNSSEDSGSEDAPPHLREEVDLNEEEEGPNAEAALKEEEPEEELDLKEDTALSGEGLKEEAELSGSDVLPPAGNTAVATATVEPATAAATPCPSVPQEQEDRGQSERKEPQRGEEPESGGAMSPSHNKMSPSHNKMSPSRKMSPSNLKMSPSHNKMSPSHLKMSPSHKMSPSHLKMSPCLPDKQLDLSLEASPKPKGRRSSAKEIGAETPPRAPPTSSMTPPSSSLTPPTSSMTPPTSSMTPPTSSLTPPTSSMTPPTSSMTPPTSSMTSPISLKTPPISSMTPPISSMTPPTSSMTPPTSSMTPPTSSMTPPTSSMTPPTSSMTPPTSSMTPPTSSMTPPTISMTSPTRPITPTTCTMTTPNSSTTPSSHTMTPPPCPMTTPSHTRSPPSSRMTPPMCSMTPPTTAVSPPTSAVTSPKNTRILPAAAVTPPANVMASPSNHTTPPTHAVATPTGAVTHGSQLALSPLRGGLLKRQDEPMVVLHCLPAQHLPPEPPPSLDSDTDSAPEDDSLEPDDGLALWGGNMVNMVNMAKRKALEQPGADKKVRLEQTPQDGPRHMTPRPPHLQAQTPPRAAPVLAQTPPRPAQTSPRPAHVLPQTPPRPAHVLAQVAVVPPSEARARGAEWREEQAPPPPAARGAVLHPAPRPGPTEQLLHPQAQQSPSIQHRQGPTAQQGPTAQLHQQAQQSAAPEEMGPQMDPEALVCHEVDLDDLDEKEKAPPSGKLLYQSAVPAPPPPPAPPTADQPRLQEEGLEDQPNLSPYEGKDRGQKRLLDGNQNPSAKKLKRSQKRTDAGGKTDRNGTAAQSSDSEDPSAPDPPPLPDQTKLCTPVKQALSRAGKPSRSPQMSSPHRTYKWSFQLDELDRMSSSERVSFLQDKLQEIRKYYLSLKSEVASIDRRRKRLKKKEREVSNTTVSTSSGSEGMTPPQSSVAVECR; encoded by the exons ATGA GAATTAAAGCTTCGAGCTGGACGACCTCAAATAGCCTTAAGATGAAG gcggTGGATGAGCCAGCCTACCTGACTGTAGGGACCGACGTCAGCGCCAAGTACAGAGGGGCCTTCTGTGAAGCTAAGATCAAGACTGTGAAGCGCCTGGTCAAAGTGAAG gtgGTCCTGAAGGGGGAGAGTACATCCCAGGTGGTCCAGGATGACCAGGTTAAAGGAGCGCTGAGG ATTGGTTCCACGGTGGAGGTGAGGACCAATGAGGGGCCTTCCACGCAGGCGGTCATCAGCAAGCTGACGGACGCCAGCCTGTACACCGTGG tgtttgatgatggtgatgagaaGACTCTCCGTCGTACGTCCCTGTGtctgaagggagagagacactttGCAGAGAGTGAG ACTCTGGACCAGCTTCCGCTGACCAACCCAGAACATTTTGGAACTCCAGTGATCGGCAAGAAGTCGAACCGTGGTGGCCGGCGCTCCTCCCAGCCTGT ggCTGATGAGGAGCATCACTCTTCGTCcagcgaggaggacgaggaggaccgGCGGAGGCTGAAGGACGACATCCTGGGGAAGGTCTGCTGTGTCCAGGACACCAGCGACCGCTCAGGCTGGTACCTGGCGCTG GTGGTGTCTCCCAGCTGCTCAGACGAGATGATGGTGAAGAAAGACCAATGTCTCATCAGATCCTTCTCGGACTCCAAGTT TTCCACAGTTTCCAGGAAAGACGTCCATGTTGTCGCGGCCGACGCCATCACGAGGCCGGAGTTCTCCTGCAGGAAAG GGCACATGGCGGCCGTGTCCTTCCTGAGGAGCCAGGAGGTCCCCGAGCTGTGGAAGATGGACATGAGCCAGATCCTCGACTCCTCCTCCagcgacgaggacgaggaggtcgGCGGGCGGGAGAaggacagcgaggaggaggaagaggggaagaagaagaggaacatCAAAGAGGAG cCTGAAGAAGAGGCAGACCCAGAAGAGAGGGACCACTTCCTGCAGCAGCTCTACAAGTTCATGGAGGACCGAG gcACTCCCATCAACAAGCCCCCAGTCCTGGGCTACAAGGACCTGAACCTGTTCAAGCTCTTCCGGCTGGTGTTCCAGCTGGGCGGATGCCACAAA ATCGAGAGCGGCACCGTGTGGAAGCAGGTGTACGTGGACCTCGGGATCCCCGTCCTGAACTCTGCTGCCTCCTACAACGTGAAGACGGCCTACAGGAA GTACCTCTACGGCTTCGAGGAGTACTGCCGCTCGGCCTCCATCACCTTCAGGACCATCCACCACAacaacccccgccccccctccgcgCTGGCCAGCCCCCCgccggaggaggcggagcccaAGGACCCCGGGCCAATCAGGGTCCAGGCcgccgtggagaaggaggagccagAGTCGGACGgcgatagaggaggaggaggaggaggaggaggaggaggcggtggtctAAGGCGGAGCCTCCCGTCACCCAGG gggaggcggcggtggccggGGAAGTCTGACCGGCGGGACAGCATATCCAGGATGGAGAGGGACAGACTGAAGGAGGAGCGAGGGGACGGCCTGTCCCGGgtggagagggacagacaggagcGAGGGGACGGCCTGAACCGGATGGAGCGGGACCGACTGAAGGAGGAGCGGGGAGGCGAGACGAgcggggaggagcagagggaaggAGAGCGGGTACCGCCCCGGAGACGCAGCCATCGTCGCCATGACGACTCGGACAAGGAGTctggggaggacgaggaggaggaggaggaggacgacgaggatgAGGACGAAGACGTAGAGCGACGGAGAGAAAG gggtgagggggaggagggggatgaggatgaagactCGTTGATGGGTACGAAGGTCAGGGTGAAGTACGGCAGAGGGAAGAGCCAGAAGATCTACGAGGCCAACATCAAGAAGATGGACAGCGATGACGGAGACCAGATCTACCTGGTGCACTACTACGGCTGGAACGTCAG GTATGATGAGTGGGTGAAGGCCGACCGCATCATCTGGCCCGTGGACAAAGGAGCCACCAAGAGGAGAACTCGGAAGAAACTCAAG AACAAGGAGGACGGGgaccgggggggggaggaggagaaggggctgATGAAGCCGGGGAGCGGGAGGCGTGGCCGGCCCCAGACGCggacccctccctccaccagctCCGTCCGAAGCTTCTCCAAGACGCCCAGCAGCGACGGCCAGGGCCGCCGGAACGAGAGCTCTCCCACCACGGCCAACGGAGACG aaACCCCACGAAGGCGCAACAGAATGTCTGGCGTGTACGACTCGGACCGGCCCTCCTACG AGGATTCTGGGAACTCGTCAGAAGACAGCGGGTCAGAGGATGCTCCGCCCCATCTCCGGGAGGAGGTGGACcttaacgaggaggaggaggggcctaATGCTGAGGCCGCGCTTAAAGAGGAGGAGCctgaggaggagctggaccttAAGGAAGACACTGCTCTCTCGGGGGAGGGGCtcaaggaggaggcggagctaaGCGGGTCGGACGTTCTGCCCCCCGCTGGCAACACGGCGGTTGCTACGGCAACGGTGGAACCGGCTACCGCTGCTGCAACCCCATGTCCCAGCGTCCCTCAGGAGCAAGAGGACAGGGGCCAATCAGAAAGGAAGGAGCctcagaggggggaggagcccgAATCTGGGGGTGCCATGTCTCCTAGCCACAACAAGATGTCTCCTAGCCACAACAAGATGTCTCCTAGCCGAAAGATGTCACCTAGCAACCTCAAGATGTCTCCAAGCCACAACAAGATGTCTCCAAGCCACCTCAAGATGTCTCCTAGCCACAAGATGTCCCCTAGCCACCTCAAGATGTCTCCTTGTCTCCCGGATAAGCAGCTGGACTTGTCTCTTGAAGCCTCTCCCAAGCCCAAAGGTCGCAGGTCAAGTGCAAAAGAGATTGGTGCTGAAACTCCACCAAGAGCCCCGCCCACAAGCTCAATGACCCCGCCCTCAAGCTCACTGACCCCGCCCACAAGCTCAATGACCCCGCCCACAAGCTCAATGACCCCGCCCACAAGCTCACTGACCCCGCCTACAAGCTCAATGACCCCGCCTACAAGCTCAATGACCCCGCCTACAAGCTCAATGACCTCGCCCATCAGCTTAAAAACTCCGCCCATCAGTTCAATGACCCCGCCCATCAGTTCAATGACCCCGCCCACTAGCTCAATGACCCCGCCCACTAGCTCAATGACCCCGCCCACTAGCTCAATGACCCCGCCCACTAGCTCAATGACCCCGCCCACTAGCTCAATGACCCCGCCCACTAGCTCAATGACCCCGCCCACTAGCTCAATGACCCCGCCCACCATCTCAATGACCTCGCCCACCAGGCCAATCACCCCAACTACCTGCACTATGACCACGCCCAATAGTTCAACGACCCCTTCCTCCCACACAATGACTCCTCCCCCTTGCCCAATGACCACGCCCAGCCACACAAGGTCTCCGCCCTCCAGTAGAATGACTCCACCCATGTGCTCCATGACTCCTCCCACTACAGCAGTGAGCCCTCCCACCAGTGCGGTAACCTCGCCCAAGAACACGAGGATTctgcccgccgccgccgtgacACCACCCGCCAACGTCATGGCCTCGCCCTCGAACCATACGACTCCTCCCACCCACGCTGTGGCCACTCCCACCGGTGCCGTGACTCACGGCAGCCAGCTGGCGCTGTCTCCTCTGCGGGGCGGGCTGCTGAAGAGGCAGGACGAGCCCATGGTGGTCCTGCACTGCCTGCCGGCGCAGCACCTCCCCccggagccccccccctccctggactCGGACACAGACTCGGCCCCGGAGGACGACTCCCTGGAGCCCGACGACGGGCTGGCCCTGTGGGGGGGCAACATGGTCAACATGGTCAACATGGCCAAGCGCAAAGCCCTGGAGCAGCCCGGAGCCGACAAGAAGGTCCGCCTGGAGCAGACCCCCCAGGACGGCCCGCGCCACATGACCCCCCGACCGCCCCACCTCCAGGCCCAGACCCCCCCCAGAGCGGCTCCGGTCCTCGCTCAGACGCCCCCGAGACCGGCTCAGACGTCCCCTAGACCCGCCCACGTCCTGCCCCAGACGCCCCCCAGACCCGCCCACGTCCTGGCTCAGGTGGCGGTTGTCCCGCCCTCGGAAGCCCGGGCCAGGGGGGCGGAGTGGAGGGAGGAgcaagccccgcccccgccggccGCTAGAGGGGCCGTCCTCCACCCGGCCCCGCGACCGGGCCCCACggagcagctcctccacccccaggccCAGCAGAGTCCCTCCATACAGCACCGGCAGGGTCCCACCGCGCAGCAGGGCCCCACCGCGCAGCTCCATCAGCAGGCCCAGCAGAGCGCGGCGCCGGAGGAGATGGGCCCCCAGATGGACCCGGAGGCCCTGGTGTGCCACGAGGTGGACCTGGACGACCTGGACGAGAAGGAGAAGGCGCCGCCCTCAGGGAAGCTCCTCTACCAGAGCGCCGtcccggctccgccccctcccccggccccgcccacaGCGGACCAGCCCCGCCTCCAGGAGGAAGGCCTGGAAGACCAGCCCAACCTGTCGCCCTACGAGGGCAAGGACCGGG GTCAGAAGCGGCTACTGGACGGGAACCAGAACCCGTCGGCAAAGAAGCTCAAACGCAGCCAGAAGAGAACCGACGCCGGGGGCAAGACGGACCGCAACGGCACCG